A region of Streptomyces sp. TG1A-60 DNA encodes the following proteins:
- a CDS encoding redoxin domain-containing protein: MRVRLILPALLAATALTLVGCGEEKSASSSGAAEKSSPTASGSSAPAGDGTAAVPETLRFTGTTVDGKPFDAATLAGKPTVLWFWAPWCPTCKAQGPETAKVAARFQGQAHVIGVAGLDKPQAMKDFVTDTGVGAFPNLADEAGGVWKKFEITQQSVYVILDKDGKTVFTGSLPAGKGLAGKVSPLVG; this comes from the coding sequence ATGCGTGTCCGCCTCATCCTCCCCGCCCTGCTGGCCGCCACCGCGCTCACCCTCGTCGGCTGCGGCGAGGAGAAGTCCGCCTCCTCCAGCGGTGCCGCAGAGAAGTCCAGCCCCACGGCCTCCGGCTCCTCCGCGCCGGCAGGGGACGGCACCGCGGCGGTCCCCGAGACGCTGCGGTTCACCGGCACGACCGTGGACGGCAAGCCCTTCGACGCGGCCACACTGGCGGGCAAGCCCACCGTGTTGTGGTTCTGGGCGCCGTGGTGTCCCACCTGCAAGGCCCAGGGCCCCGAAACCGCCAAGGTCGCCGCCCGGTTCCAGGGCCAGGCGCACGTGATCGGGGTGGCCGGACTCGACAAGCCGCAGGCCATGAAGGACTTCGTCACCGACACAGGGGTCGGCGCCTTCCCGAACCTGGCCGACGAGGCCGGGGGCGTCTGGAAGAAGTTCGAGATCACCCAGCAGAGCGTCTACGTGATCCTCGACAAGGACGGCAAGACCGTCTTCACCGGCAGCCTCCCCGCCGGCAAGGGCCTCGCCGGCAAAGTCAGCCCGCTCGTCGGCTGA